GCCAGGCTGTCAACGTTGGCTCTTTGCTTTTGAAGAACATAATACGTTATGCCAGTTTGTTTATCTACTATTATCAGGTCAAAATAGAAATTATCTATACTTTGGTTTTTACTTATGACGTGGTCTCCTTTTATTCCCAATTTGCTCAATAGGTAGGGGATAACAAACGAGTCCTCGCTGTTTTCCATCTATATCCGTAATTGATGATAACAATATAAACCTATCACTGATACCTATCTGCGATTGATGATATGTATATATAACTACCACTGATATCCATCTGGGTTGTTAGTATCGGGTTCTAAGCAGCGTTTTTTTATTCTGAACGGCTAGAGGTTGAACGCGCTTTTCATAAAGACTAATGACAGACATGCGTTAATCTCATTAGGCTTGGGCTTGTCCTGAATGACGGTCCAGCCACATTGCATTCCTAGCGCATTCTTTTTATCGTTCGGCCTTGAACGTGGATACTCATGATGAGGTCGACCGCTGGGGAAATCCCTAGACCAAGGTCCGCTGGCACCATGAAGGCCCTGGTGGCCTACCCGCCCAACAGGGGCTCTGTCGTCCTGGAGGAACGTCCCATACCGTCCCCGGGGCCCGGCCAGGCGCTGCTGTCGGTGGTCCGCGTCGGCATCGACGGCACTGACATGGAGATCGGAGAGGGGGTGTACGGGGCCCCGCCGGAAGGGGAGCGGGGCCTGATCATCGGCCATGAGGCGCTGGCCAGGGTGGAGGAGGTGGGCGGGGGCGTCACGAACGTCAAGGCCGGGGACCTGGTAGTGCCGACGGTGCGCCGCCCCTGCCCGGAGAACTGCATCAACTGCCGCAGCGGGGAGATGGACCGATGCCGCACCGGGCACTACCGCGAGCACGGGATCCACATGCTGCACGGCTTCGCCGCCGAGAAGGGCCTCACCGATGCCAAGTACCTGGTGAAGGCG
This sequence is a window from Methanomassiliicoccus luminyensis B10. Protein-coding genes within it:
- a CDS encoding alcohol dehydrogenase catalytic domain-containing protein, whose product is MMRSTAGEIPRPRSAGTMKALVAYPPNRGSVVLEERPIPSPGPGQALLSVVRVGIDGTDMEIGEGVYGAPPEGERGLIIGHEALARVEEVGGGVTNVKAGDLVVPTVRRPCPENCINCRSGEMDRCRTGHYREHGIHMLHGFAAEKGLTDAKYLVKA